From one Physeter macrocephalus isolate SW-GA chromosome 18, ASM283717v5, whole genome shotgun sequence genomic stretch:
- the IRF4 gene encoding interferon regulatory factor 4 isoform X2, whose amino-acid sequence MNLEGSSRGGEFGMSSVSCGNGKLRQWLIDQIDSGKYPGLVWENEEKSIFRIPWKHAGKQDYNREEDAALFKAWALFKGKFREGIDKPDPPTWKTRLRCALNKSNDFEELVERSQLDISEPYKVYRIVPEGAKKGAKQLTLEDPQVPMSHPYSMPAPYSSLPAQAHTYMIPPHDRGWREFVPDQPHPETPYQCPVTFGPRSHHWQGPACENGCQVTGTFYACAPPESQAPGIPIEPSIRSAEALALSDCRLHICLYYREVLVKELTTSSPEGCRLSHAHTYDASSLDQVLFPYPEDNGQRKNIEKLLSHLERGVVLWMAPDGLYAKRLCQSRVYWDGPLALCSDRPNKLERDQACKLFDTQQFLSELQAFAHHGRPLPRFQVTLCFGEEFPDPQRQRKLITAHVEPLLARQLYYFAQQNSGHFLRGYDLPEHVSSPEDFHRPIRHSSIQE is encoded by the exons ATGAACCTGGAGGGCAGCAGCCGGGGCGGCGAGTTCGGCATGAGCTCCGTGAGCTGCGGCAACGGGAAGCTCCGCCAGTGGCTGATCGACCAGATCGACAGCGGCAAGTACCCGGGGCTGGTGTGGGAGAACGAGGAGAAGAGCATCTTCCGCATCCCCTGGAAGCACGCGGGCAAGCAGGACTACAACCGCGAGGAGGACGCCGCGCTCTTCAAG GCTTGGGCGCTATTTAAAGGAAAGTTTCGGGAAGGCATCGACAAGCCAGACCCTCCTACCTGGAAGACACGTTTGCGATGCGCTCTGAACAAGAGCAACGACTTCGAGGAGCTGGTGGAGCGGAGCCAGCTGGACATCTCTGAGCCCTACAAGGTGTACAGGATCGTCCCCGAGGGGGCCAAGAAAG GAGCGAAGCAGCTGACCCTGGAGGACCCGCAGGTGCCCATGAGCCACCCGTACAGCATGCCAGCTCCTTACTCCTCGCTCCCAGCCCAG GCTCACACCTACATGATTCCGCCCCACGACCGAGGCTGGAGAGAGTTCGTCCCTGATCAGCCCCACCCGGAGACCCCGTATCAGTGTCCTGTGACCTTCGGGCCTCGCAGCCACCACTGGCAAGGCCCAGCCTGTGAAAACG GTTGCCAGGTGACGGGAACCTTTTATGCTTGTGCCCCGCCCGAGTCCCAGGCTCCCGGGATCCCCATAGAGCCAAGCATAAGGTCTGCCGAAGCCTTGGCCCTCTCAG ACTGCCGGCTCCACATCTGCCTGTACTACCGGGAAGTCCTGGTGAAAGAGCTGACCACATCCAGCCCCGAAGGCTGCCGGCTCTCCCACGCCCACACCTATGACGCCAGCAGCCTGGACCAGGTCCTCTTTCCCTACCCGGAGGACAACGGCCAGAGGAAGAACATCGAGAAGCTGCTGAGCCACCTGGAAAGGGGCGTGGTCCTCTGGATGGCCCCCGACGGGCTTTACGCCAAGAGGCTGTGCCAGAGCAGGGTGTACTGGGACGGGCCCCTGGCACTGTGCAGCGACCGGCCAAACAAGCTGGAGAGAGACCAGGCCTGCAAGCTCTTTGACACGCAGCAGTTCTTATCAG AGCTGCAAGCCTTTGCTCACCACGGCCGGCCTCTGCCAAGGTTCCAGGTGACGCTGTGCTTCGGGGAAGAGTTTCCAGATCCCCAGAGGCAACGGAAGCTCATTACTGCTCAC GTCGAACCTCTGCTAGCCAGACAGCTGTATTATTTTGCTCAGCAAAACAGTGGACATTTCCTGAGAGGCTACGACTTACCCGAGCACGTCAGCAGCCCCGAGGATTTCCACAGGCCCATCCGCCACTCCTCCATCCAAGAGTGA
- the IRF4 gene encoding interferon regulatory factor 4 isoform X3 translates to MNLEGSSRGGEFGMSSVSCGNGKLRQWLIDQIDSGKYPGLVWENEEKSIFRIPWKHAGKQDYNREEDAALFKAWALFKGKFREGIDKPDPPTWKTRLRCALNKSNDFEELVERSQLDISEPYKVYRIVPEGAKKGAKQLTLEDPQVPMSHPYSMPAPYSSLPAQQAHTYMIPPHDRGWREFVPDQPHPETPYQCPVTFGPRSHHWQGPACENDCRLHICLYYREVLVKELTTSSPEGCRLSHAHTYDASSLDQVLFPYPEDNGQRKNIEKLLSHLERGVVLWMAPDGLYAKRLCQSRVYWDGPLALCSDRPNKLERDQACKLFDTQQFLSELQAFAHHGRPLPRFQVTLCFGEEFPDPQRQRKLITAHVEPLLARQLYYFAQQNSGHFLRGYDLPEHVSSPEDFHRPIRHSSIQE, encoded by the exons ATGAACCTGGAGGGCAGCAGCCGGGGCGGCGAGTTCGGCATGAGCTCCGTGAGCTGCGGCAACGGGAAGCTCCGCCAGTGGCTGATCGACCAGATCGACAGCGGCAAGTACCCGGGGCTGGTGTGGGAGAACGAGGAGAAGAGCATCTTCCGCATCCCCTGGAAGCACGCGGGCAAGCAGGACTACAACCGCGAGGAGGACGCCGCGCTCTTCAAG GCTTGGGCGCTATTTAAAGGAAAGTTTCGGGAAGGCATCGACAAGCCAGACCCTCCTACCTGGAAGACACGTTTGCGATGCGCTCTGAACAAGAGCAACGACTTCGAGGAGCTGGTGGAGCGGAGCCAGCTGGACATCTCTGAGCCCTACAAGGTGTACAGGATCGTCCCCGAGGGGGCCAAGAAAG GAGCGAAGCAGCTGACCCTGGAGGACCCGCAGGTGCCCATGAGCCACCCGTACAGCATGCCAGCTCCTTACTCCTCGCTCCCAGCCCAG CAGGCTCACACCTACATGATTCCGCCCCACGACCGAGGCTGGAGAGAGTTCGTCCCTGATCAGCCCCACCCGGAGACCCCGTATCAGTGTCCTGTGACCTTCGGGCCTCGCAGCCACCACTGGCAAGGCCCAGCCTGTGAAAACG ACTGCCGGCTCCACATCTGCCTGTACTACCGGGAAGTCCTGGTGAAAGAGCTGACCACATCCAGCCCCGAAGGCTGCCGGCTCTCCCACGCCCACACCTATGACGCCAGCAGCCTGGACCAGGTCCTCTTTCCCTACCCGGAGGACAACGGCCAGAGGAAGAACATCGAGAAGCTGCTGAGCCACCTGGAAAGGGGCGTGGTCCTCTGGATGGCCCCCGACGGGCTTTACGCCAAGAGGCTGTGCCAGAGCAGGGTGTACTGGGACGGGCCCCTGGCACTGTGCAGCGACCGGCCAAACAAGCTGGAGAGAGACCAGGCCTGCAAGCTCTTTGACACGCAGCAGTTCTTATCAG AGCTGCAAGCCTTTGCTCACCACGGCCGGCCTCTGCCAAGGTTCCAGGTGACGCTGTGCTTCGGGGAAGAGTTTCCAGATCCCCAGAGGCAACGGAAGCTCATTACTGCTCAC GTCGAACCTCTGCTAGCCAGACAGCTGTATTATTTTGCTCAGCAAAACAGTGGACATTTCCTGAGAGGCTACGACTTACCCGAGCACGTCAGCAGCCCCGAGGATTTCCACAGGCCCATCCGCCACTCCTCCATCCAAGAGTGA
- the IRF4 gene encoding interferon regulatory factor 4 isoform X1 — MNLEGSSRGGEFGMSSVSCGNGKLRQWLIDQIDSGKYPGLVWENEEKSIFRIPWKHAGKQDYNREEDAALFKAWALFKGKFREGIDKPDPPTWKTRLRCALNKSNDFEELVERSQLDISEPYKVYRIVPEGAKKGAKQLTLEDPQVPMSHPYSMPAPYSSLPAQQAHTYMIPPHDRGWREFVPDQPHPETPYQCPVTFGPRSHHWQGPACENGCQVTGTFYACAPPESQAPGIPIEPSIRSAEALALSDCRLHICLYYREVLVKELTTSSPEGCRLSHAHTYDASSLDQVLFPYPEDNGQRKNIEKLLSHLERGVVLWMAPDGLYAKRLCQSRVYWDGPLALCSDRPNKLERDQACKLFDTQQFLSELQAFAHHGRPLPRFQVTLCFGEEFPDPQRQRKLITAHVEPLLARQLYYFAQQNSGHFLRGYDLPEHVSSPEDFHRPIRHSSIQE, encoded by the exons ATGAACCTGGAGGGCAGCAGCCGGGGCGGCGAGTTCGGCATGAGCTCCGTGAGCTGCGGCAACGGGAAGCTCCGCCAGTGGCTGATCGACCAGATCGACAGCGGCAAGTACCCGGGGCTGGTGTGGGAGAACGAGGAGAAGAGCATCTTCCGCATCCCCTGGAAGCACGCGGGCAAGCAGGACTACAACCGCGAGGAGGACGCCGCGCTCTTCAAG GCTTGGGCGCTATTTAAAGGAAAGTTTCGGGAAGGCATCGACAAGCCAGACCCTCCTACCTGGAAGACACGTTTGCGATGCGCTCTGAACAAGAGCAACGACTTCGAGGAGCTGGTGGAGCGGAGCCAGCTGGACATCTCTGAGCCCTACAAGGTGTACAGGATCGTCCCCGAGGGGGCCAAGAAAG GAGCGAAGCAGCTGACCCTGGAGGACCCGCAGGTGCCCATGAGCCACCCGTACAGCATGCCAGCTCCTTACTCCTCGCTCCCAGCCCAG CAGGCTCACACCTACATGATTCCGCCCCACGACCGAGGCTGGAGAGAGTTCGTCCCTGATCAGCCCCACCCGGAGACCCCGTATCAGTGTCCTGTGACCTTCGGGCCTCGCAGCCACCACTGGCAAGGCCCAGCCTGTGAAAACG GTTGCCAGGTGACGGGAACCTTTTATGCTTGTGCCCCGCCCGAGTCCCAGGCTCCCGGGATCCCCATAGAGCCAAGCATAAGGTCTGCCGAAGCCTTGGCCCTCTCAG ACTGCCGGCTCCACATCTGCCTGTACTACCGGGAAGTCCTGGTGAAAGAGCTGACCACATCCAGCCCCGAAGGCTGCCGGCTCTCCCACGCCCACACCTATGACGCCAGCAGCCTGGACCAGGTCCTCTTTCCCTACCCGGAGGACAACGGCCAGAGGAAGAACATCGAGAAGCTGCTGAGCCACCTGGAAAGGGGCGTGGTCCTCTGGATGGCCCCCGACGGGCTTTACGCCAAGAGGCTGTGCCAGAGCAGGGTGTACTGGGACGGGCCCCTGGCACTGTGCAGCGACCGGCCAAACAAGCTGGAGAGAGACCAGGCCTGCAAGCTCTTTGACACGCAGCAGTTCTTATCAG AGCTGCAAGCCTTTGCTCACCACGGCCGGCCTCTGCCAAGGTTCCAGGTGACGCTGTGCTTCGGGGAAGAGTTTCCAGATCCCCAGAGGCAACGGAAGCTCATTACTGCTCAC GTCGAACCTCTGCTAGCCAGACAGCTGTATTATTTTGCTCAGCAAAACAGTGGACATTTCCTGAGAGGCTACGACTTACCCGAGCACGTCAGCAGCCCCGAGGATTTCCACAGGCCCATCCGCCACTCCTCCATCCAAGAGTGA